The Nostoc sp. PCC 7524 nucleotide sequence CAAGAAGCCTTATGTTTCGGTTGGATTGACAGTAAAGTTAAATCTTTAGATTCAGACCGTTATATGCAAATATTTACGCCGCGCAAGCCGAAAAGCGTGTGGTCTAAATTGAATAAGCAGTATATTGCAGAACTCATCGGGCAAGGTTTGATGAGTGAGGCTGGTTTGGCAAAAATTACAGCAGCCAAAAAAGATGGTTCATGGAATAGTTTAGATGGGATAGAAGCCTTAATTATCCCAGATGACTTACAACAAGCATTGGCAGCCAACGAAGCTGCTAATAAATATTTTGCAGTATTCAGCAATTCGACTAAAAAGAATATCCTCTTTTGGATTGAAAGTGCTAA carries:
- a CDS encoding YdeI/OmpD-associated family protein, with protein sequence MPNFENQIETFHAINRQVWREWLENNHQNSVGVWLIYYKVNSGKPSIKYSEAVQEALCFGWIDSKVKSLDSDRYMQIFTPRKPKSVWSKLNKQYIAELIGQGLMSEAGLAKITAAKKDGSWNSLDGIEALIIPDDLQQALAANEAANKYFAVFSNSTKKNILFWIESAKRPETRNKRIEQTINSAAQNKSPR